A part of Cannabis sativa cultivar Pink pepper isolate KNU-18-1 chromosome 6, ASM2916894v1, whole genome shotgun sequence genomic DNA contains:
- the LOC115725107 gene encoding putative chloride channel-like protein CLC-g, which produces MANALEHAPAENQQEYDRDRESLSIPLLSSGLSQRSIPNSSSQVAIVGSHVCPIESLDYEIFENEFFKQDWRSRGKSQICQYIFMKWLTCFLIGLTVSLIGFCNNLAVENLAGVKFVITSNMMLQHRYRMGFFVFFASNLVLTLFASTLTALVAPAAAGSGIPEVKAYLNGVDAPGIFSLQTLAVKIVGSITAVSSSLLVGKAGPMVHTGACIASILGQGGSKKYNLTWKWLRFFKNDRDRRDLVTCGAAAGIAASFRAPVGGVLFAFEEMASWWRSALLWRAFFATAVVAIVLRALIDVCFSGKCGLFGTGGLIMFDVYSANISYHLVDVPPVLALGIVGGILGSFYNFLLDKVLRLYNIINEKGTVFRILLACAISVFTSFLLFGLPFFASCQPCPSDATEACPTIGRSGNYKKFQCPPGHYNDLASLIFNTNDDAIKNLFSKGTDFEFQYSSVLIFFVTCFFLSIFSYGICAPSGLFVPEIVTGASFGRFAGMLLGPHSNLNQGLYAVLGAASFLGGSMRMTVSLCVIILELTNNLLLLPLIMLVLLVSKTVADVFNGNIYDLIMKSKGLPYLETHVEPYMRQLTVSDVVTGPLQVFRGIEKVGNIVHILKSTKHNGFPVIDEPPVSQAPVLFGIILRAHLITLLKKKSFMTTPVLTGSNAFKEFSSGDFAKRGSGNDENLDDIEFTEEELEMFIDLHPFTNASPFTVVETMSLAKALILFREVGLRHLLVIPKISCRSPVVGILTRHDFMPEHILGLYPSLVRGRWRRLRIRFPRLAKIF; this is translated from the exons ATGGCCAATGCACTGGAGCATGCTCCGGCGGAGAATCAACAGGAGTACGATCGTGACCGTGAATCTCTTTCCATTCCCTTACTCTCCTCCGGCCTTAGCCAGAGATCGATCCCCAATTCGAGTTCTCAGGTCGCCATAGTTGGTTCTCATGTCTGCCCTATCGAGAGCCTCGATTACGA GATTTTCGAGAACGAGTTCTTCAAGCAAGATTGGAGGAGTCGTGGAAAAAGTCAAATATGTCAGTACATATTCATGAAGTGGCTCACTTGCTTCCTCATCGGATTAACTGTTAGCCTGATCGGATTTTGCAATAACCTCGCCGTTGAGAATCTCGCTGGCGTTAAGTTTGTCATTACCTCTAACATGATGTTACAGCATAG GTATAGGATGGGGTTTTTTGTGTTTTTCGCTTCCAATTTGGTGCTTACTCTGTTTGCGTCTACACTGACGGCCTTAGTAGCACCGGCGGCTGCAGGTTCCGGTATACCGGAGGTGAAAGCTTATCTGAATGGGGTTGACGCCCCCGGAATATTCTCGTTACAGACTTTGGCTGTAAAG ATTGTTGGCAGCATAACAGCAGTGTCATCTTCTCTTCTTGTTGGGAAGGCAGGGCCAATGGTTCATACTGGTGCATGTATTGCTTCAATACTAGGTCAGGGCGGgtccaaaaaatataatttgacaTGGAAATGGCTTCGATTTTTCAAGAATGATAGGGACAGACGGGATCTTGTAACATGTGGTGCGGCTGCTGGTATTGCTGCCTCTTTCCGAGCACCTGTTGGTGGTGTGCTGTTTGCTTTTGAAGAGATGGCATCTTG GTGGAGAAGTGCTCTTCTGTGGAGAGCTTTCTTCGCGACAGCTGTAGTTGCAATTGTGCTCCGGGCTCTCATTGATGTTTGCTTCAGCGGGAAATGTGGGCTGTTTGGTACTGGGGGACTGATAATGTTTGATGTTTACTCAGCAAACATTTCATATCACCTTGTCGATGTGCCTCCTGTTCTTGCCCTTGGTATTGTTGGTGGCATATTGGGAAGCTTTTATAACTTTCTATTGGACAAAGTTCTTAGATTGTACAACATAATCAACGA GAAAGGCACTGTTTTCAGAATTCTTCTTGCTTGTGCAATTTCCGTGTTCACATCTTTCCTTCTTTTTGGCTTACCATTCTTTGCATCCTGCCAACCTTGCCCATCTGATGCAACTGAGGCCTGTCCTACAATAGGCCGGTCTGGTAACTACAAGAAGTTTCAATGTCCTCCTGGTCACTATAATGATCTGGCTAGTCTCATATTTAATACAAATGATGATGCCATCAAGAACCTTTTCAGCAAAGGCACTGATTTTGAGTTTCAATATTCATCAGTTCTCATATTTTTTGTCACCTGCTTTTTCCTTAGCATCTTTAGCTATGGGATTTGTGCTCCCTCTGGTCTTTTTGTACCTGAAATTGTGACAGGTGCATCTTTTGGACGTTTCGCTGGTATGCTACTTGGTCCACACTCGAATCTGAACCAAGGCCTTTATGCTGTGTTAGGTGCCGCTTCATTCCTCGGTGGATCAATGAGGATGACTGTTTCCCTGTGTGTGATCATTCTGGAATTGAcgaataatttattactgttaccATTAATAATGCTGGTTCTTCTTGTTTCCAAGACTGTGGCTGATGTTTTCAATGGAAACATATACGATCTTATCATGAAATCAAAGGGATTACCTTATCTGGAGACTCATGTTGAACCATATATGAGGCAGCTAACAGTAAGCGACGTCGTAACTGGTCCGCTCCAGGTTTTTCGTGGGATTGAGAAGGTTGGTAATATAGTACACATTCTCAAAAGCACAAAGCACAATGGATTTCCTGTAATCGACGAGCCTCCGGTGTCCCAAGCCCCTGTCTTGTTTGGCATAATCCTTCGTGCTCATCTTATTACATTGTTGAAGAAGAAATCTTTCATGACCACCCCAGTGCTAACTGGCAGTAATGCATTCAAGGAGTTCTCGTCAGGGGATTTTGCAAAGAGAGGCTCAGGCAATGACGAAAACTTAGACGATATAGAATTTACCGAGGAAGAGTTGGAAATGTTCATAGATTTGCATCCATTTACCAATGCTTCGCCTTTTACGGTGGTGGAGACGATGTCTCTAGCAAAGGCTCTCATACTATTCCGAGAAGTAGGCTTGAGGCACTTGCTGGTGATACCAAAGATCTCTTGC AGATCTCCTGTTGTGGGAATACTAACAAGACATGATTTCATGCCCGAACATATATTGGGATTGTATCCTTCACTTGTAAGGGGCAGGTGGAGAAGATTAAGGATCCGTTTTCCCCGTCTAGCAAAAATCTTTTAG